From Aristaeella lactis, the proteins below share one genomic window:
- the rpoZ gene encoding DNA-directed RNA polymerase subunit omega, whose amino-acid sequence MSIVDPSVLELLNHAESRYTLVVEASKRGREIVNGALPMIDAEGMKPLKTAVEEINRGLLTYDNPVEQEEQN is encoded by the coding sequence ATGTCTATTGTTGATCCGAGCGTACTTGAACTGCTGAACCACGCTGAAAGCCGTTACACCCTGGTTGTTGAAGCCAGCAAGCGCGGCCGCGAGATCGTGAACGGCGCCCTGCCGATGATCGACGCGGAAGGCATGAAACCGCTGAAGACCGCCGTTGAGGAAATCAACCGCGGGCTGCTGACCTATGACAACCCCGTTGAGCAGGAGGAGCAGAACTGA
- the gmk gene encoding guanylate kinase has protein sequence MKETRKGMLLVISGPSGAGKGTLVAKLLEKDPSFCFSVSVTTRGRRENEIEDVHYHFISDEEYDKLLAEDAFIEHASVHGHRYGTLKSEVYERMEKGQNVLLDIDPQGAREVMSKEKDAVSVFILPPSYHDLKVRLHTRNTENEEEIQRRLNNARGEIKQIDRYRYLIVNDNLELAFEQLVAIVRAEKQNTVRYFPVIEE, from the coding sequence ATGAAGGAAACAAGAAAAGGCATGCTGCTGGTCATCTCGGGGCCATCAGGTGCCGGCAAGGGAACGCTTGTCGCCAAACTGCTTGAGAAAGACCCGTCCTTCTGCTTCTCTGTCAGCGTGACAACACGCGGGAGAAGGGAAAACGAGATCGAAGATGTTCATTACCACTTTATTTCTGACGAGGAATATGATAAACTGCTTGCCGAGGATGCGTTTATCGAGCATGCCAGTGTTCACGGCCACCGGTACGGCACGCTGAAAAGCGAAGTGTACGAACGGATGGAAAAGGGACAGAACGTGCTGCTGGATATCGATCCCCAGGGAGCGCGGGAAGTCATGAGCAAGGAAAAGGACGCGGTCAGCGTTTTTATCCTTCCGCCGAGCTATCATGACCTGAAAGTACGGCTTCACACCCGGAACACAGAAAATGAGGAAGAGATCCAGCGCCGGCTGAACAATGCCCGGGGCGAGATCAAACAGATTGACCGGTACCGCTACCTGATTGTAAACGACAACCTTGAACTTGCTTTTGAACAGCTCGTTGCCATCGTCCGGGCTGAAAAGCAGAACACAGTGCGGTATTTCCCTGTGATCGAGGAATAA
- a CDS encoding DUF370 domain-containing protein — translation MKLVNIGYGNMLASERLVAVVSPEAAPIRRMIQDARDSGRVIDATCGHKTRAVIVTDSEHVVLSPLLPETVAARIDERRGMEEDA, via the coding sequence ATGAAACTGGTGAACATCGGATACGGAAACATGCTCGCTTCGGAGCGACTCGTGGCGGTTGTTTCCCCGGAAGCCGCTCCGATCCGCCGGATGATCCAGGACGCGCGGGACAGCGGACGGGTGATCGATGCCACCTGCGGTCATAAGACCCGGGCGGTGATCGTAACCGATTCGGAACATGTTGTTCTTTCACCGCTGCTGCCGGAAACGGTGGCAGCCCGGATAGATGAACGGAGAGGGATGGAGGAAGACGCATGA
- a CDS encoding YicC/YloC family endoribonuclease produces the protein MHSMTGCGSGKVQQDGWEVTVDLKTVNHRFLDVSMRLPRHLAFLEQTVRDCISRKIKRGHADVFLTVKRTDSSAMTVESDPELAKLYIAAAAQIAGQTGVTNDMTVSRLMKMEGVLTLNEAEMNEELVSAICAEAADIAVEQLAQMRAREGANLKEDLKVHLDAADELRQAILKRAPLVVDEYREKLETRLKNLLSEPVEPQRLAQEVAVMADRCAIDEELARLDSHIRQMRKYLETDGETGKKMDFLVQEMNREANTIGSKASDAAIAQHVVDLKSEIEKLREQIQNVE, from the coding sequence ATGCACAGCATGACGGGATGCGGAAGCGGCAAAGTACAGCAGGACGGCTGGGAGGTTACGGTTGACCTGAAAACGGTGAACCATCGTTTCCTGGATGTCAGTATGAGGCTGCCGCGGCATCTGGCCTTCCTGGAGCAGACTGTACGTGACTGCATTTCCAGGAAGATCAAAAGGGGACACGCGGATGTGTTCCTGACCGTGAAACGGACAGATTCTTCCGCCATGACCGTGGAAAGCGACCCGGAACTGGCTAAGCTCTATATCGCCGCTGCCGCGCAGATTGCCGGCCAGACAGGCGTTACAAATGACATGACGGTCAGCCGTCTGATGAAGATGGAAGGCGTGCTGACACTGAATGAAGCGGAAATGAACGAGGAACTTGTTTCCGCCATCTGCGCCGAAGCGGCTGATATCGCCGTGGAACAGCTGGCCCAGATGCGCGCCCGGGAAGGCGCCAACCTGAAGGAAGACCTGAAGGTTCATCTGGACGCCGCGGATGAGCTGAGGCAGGCCATCCTGAAGCGGGCGCCGCTGGTTGTGGACGAGTACCGCGAAAAGCTTGAGACCAGGCTGAAGAACCTGCTTTCCGAACCGGTTGAACCCCAGCGGCTGGCCCAGGAGGTTGCCGTGATGGCTGACCGGTGCGCCATTGATGAAGAGCTGGCCCGGCTGGACAGCCATATCCGCCAGATGAGGAAATACCTTGAAACTGACGGGGAGACAGGCAAGAAGATGGATTTCCTGGTACAGGAGATGAACCGGGAAGCGAACACCATCGGATCCAAGGCTTCTGACGCGGCGATCGCGCAGCATGTGGTGGACCTGAAAAGCGAAATCGAAAAGCTTCGCGAACAGATTCAGAATGTGGAGTGA
- the nagA gene encoding N-acetylglucosamine-6-phosphate deacetylase — protein MLIENGYVFTGKSFESDLSIRMMNGIVTEIGEGLRAEPGEKVIDLEGDYLLPGFVDVHIHAFRGSDTMHGETEIRRMSRELAATGTGAFCPTTMSASMEDTAKVLQDIRKVTEQPERTGARVLGAHMEAPFMSEKKAGAQLKEFFRDPDWDTLLNMAGDPSLVRLITMAPERDGSEAFIRKASAAGIHVSVGHTVATAEQVHLAADWGADHITHTFNAQTPIHHREPGVPGASLTDDRFYCEMICDGMHLADDIVKLLVRCKGASRAVAITDAMEAAGMPDGEYQLGGQPVFVKEGAARLADGTLAGSVLLMKDALHNLIHRYGVVPADACAMCISTPAESIGESVAGHMVPGSPAILTRWSRDWEMISVITDIGESCQAES, from the coding sequence ATGCTTATTGAAAACGGTTATGTATTCACAGGGAAAAGCTTTGAATCGGATCTGAGCATCCGGATGATGAACGGCATTGTTACGGAGATCGGCGAGGGACTGCGGGCGGAGCCGGGAGAAAAAGTGATCGACCTGGAAGGGGATTACCTGCTGCCGGGTTTTGTGGATGTTCATATCCACGCTTTCCGCGGAAGCGATACCATGCACGGGGAAACGGAGATCCGGCGGATGAGCCGCGAACTGGCGGCTACCGGCACCGGTGCCTTCTGCCCCACGACCATGAGCGCATCCATGGAGGATACAGCGAAGGTCCTGCAGGATATCCGCAAGGTGACGGAACAACCGGAACGGACAGGAGCAAGGGTCCTGGGAGCCCATATGGAAGCTCCTTTCATGAGCGAGAAGAAAGCCGGCGCGCAGCTGAAGGAGTTTTTCCGGGATCCGGACTGGGACACGCTGCTGAACATGGCCGGTGATCCCTCCCTGGTGAGGCTGATCACTATGGCGCCGGAAAGGGACGGAAGCGAAGCGTTCATCCGAAAAGCATCCGCTGCCGGTATCCATGTTTCCGTCGGACATACGGTGGCCACAGCGGAACAGGTTCACCTGGCGGCTGACTGGGGCGCGGATCACATTACCCATACCTTCAACGCGCAGACTCCGATCCATCACCGTGAGCCGGGTGTACCGGGAGCGAGCCTGACCGATGACCGGTTCTACTGCGAAATGATCTGCGACGGAATGCACCTGGCAGACGATATCGTGAAGCTGCTGGTCCGGTGCAAAGGCGCGTCACGGGCTGTGGCCATCACCGACGCGATGGAAGCCGCGGGTATGCCGGATGGTGAATACCAGCTGGGCGGCCAGCCTGTGTTTGTGAAAGAAGGCGCGGCACGGCTGGCGGACGGTACCCTGGCCGGTTCAGTGCTGCTGATGAAAGACGCGCTGCATAACCTGATCCACCGGTACGGCGTGGTTCCGGCTGACGCCTGCGCCATGTGCATATCCACTCCCGCAGAGTCCATCGGCGAAAGCGTCGCGGGACACATGGTCCCGGGGAGCCCCGCCATCCTGACCAGATGGTCCAGGGACTGGGAAATGATCAGCGTGATCACGGATATCGGAGAAAGTTGCCAAGCGGAAAGCTGA
- a CDS encoding anaerobic ribonucleoside-triphosphate reductase activating protein, with the protein MKIHGLQKMTLLDFPGRVACTVFFGGCDMRCPYCHNAELLDGTAPAVMDDTELLAFLKKRQGLLDGVCFTGGEPLLQKDLPEFAAKVRDLGYPVKLDTNGNHPDRLEKMIREGLVQYVAMDIKNSPERYAETAGLRQMDLAPIRESVSLLMEGKTDYEFRTTVVAELHDDESFEQIGQWIKGAKRYYLQRFTDRDTVPFQGLHSPEKEQMEHWAEIVRPYVPAVELRGVE; encoded by the coding sequence ATGAAGATCCACGGACTGCAGAAAATGACGCTGCTGGATTTCCCCGGCAGGGTTGCCTGTACTGTGTTTTTCGGGGGCTGCGATATGCGCTGCCCCTATTGCCATAATGCGGAACTCCTGGACGGAACAGCACCGGCGGTGATGGATGACACAGAGCTGCTGGCTTTCCTGAAAAAGCGGCAGGGGCTGCTGGACGGAGTCTGCTTTACCGGCGGTGAACCGCTGCTGCAGAAGGATCTGCCTGAATTCGCGGCGAAAGTACGGGATCTGGGGTATCCGGTGAAACTGGATACGAACGGGAATCATCCCGACAGGCTGGAAAAGATGATCCGGGAAGGCCTGGTGCAGTATGTGGCCATGGACATCAAGAACAGCCCGGAACGGTACGCGGAAACCGCGGGACTGCGGCAGATGGACCTGGCACCGATCCGGGAAAGCGTGAGCCTGCTGATGGAAGGCAAGACGGATTATGAGTTCCGGACCACCGTGGTGGCAGAGCTTCATGATGATGAAAGCTTTGAACAGATCGGACAGTGGATCAAAGGCGCAAAACGGTATTACCTTCAGCGGTTTACGGACCGGGATACCGTGCCGTTCCAGGGACTGCATTCCCCGGAAAAAGAACAGATGGAACACTGGGCGGAGATCGTCCGCCCCTATGTACCCGCGGTGGAACTGCGGGGAGTGGAATAA
- a CDS encoding arsenate reductase family protein: MNIQIYCGKKNFDAQKAERYFKERRIPFQALDLKKHKLGEREIRMMLSAIGMEKLIDREDKKVKEHPACYYDREELLIPAIQENPWLLKLPIVRNGNRMTIGYQPDVWDQWE, translated from the coding sequence ATGAACATCCAGATCTACTGCGGAAAGAAAAACTTTGACGCCCAGAAGGCGGAAAGGTATTTCAAGGAACGGCGGATTCCCTTCCAGGCGCTGGACCTGAAAAAGCATAAGCTGGGAGAAAGGGAGATCCGGATGATGCTTTCCGCGATCGGCATGGAAAAACTGATCGACCGGGAAGATAAAAAAGTGAAGGAACATCCCGCCTGTTACTATGACCGGGAGGAGCTGCTGATCCCCGCTATCCAGGAGAATCCCTGGCTGCTGAAACTCCCGATCGTAAGGAACGGGAATAGAATGACGATTGGCTACCAGCCGGACGTCTGGGACCAGTGGGAATAA
- a CDS encoding ATP-binding protein produces MREELLLELENEYEQQRIRNEQEEALRKERIRLEQPEIYAMTKERENLIFGTLRDILNRKADTEGLPEKMEALSAQIRVKLTENGFPADYLAPVYRCPVCKDTGKTGDLIKEPCECYKKAYQRKLREKIGLTRDRKETFENFDENVFPNENIPGQEFSQRELMNHYRRICEEWADGYPNARCRDLLLTGGTGLGKTFLLRAMAERLIERDVNVLIISAYRMIEMLRKSYFDNDDSASELMDVDVLMIDDLGSEPLMQNITVEQLFNLLNERQGRGLSTVISTNLEMPKFRERYTERVASRLRDSMNCKVLSLMGKDIRTGGNQRA; encoded by the coding sequence ATGCGTGAAGAGCTGCTGCTGGAACTGGAAAATGAATATGAACAACAGCGGATCCGGAATGAACAGGAGGAAGCCCTGCGGAAGGAACGTATCCGCCTGGAGCAGCCTGAGATCTATGCCATGACCAAAGAACGGGAAAACCTGATCTTCGGCACGCTGCGGGATATCCTGAACAGGAAAGCGGATACAGAGGGCCTGCCGGAGAAAATGGAAGCCCTTTCCGCACAGATCCGTGTGAAGCTGACGGAGAACGGATTCCCTGCAGACTACCTTGCTCCGGTATATCGCTGCCCTGTCTGCAAAGATACCGGCAAGACCGGGGACCTGATCAAGGAACCCTGCGAATGCTATAAAAAAGCATACCAGCGGAAACTGCGGGAAAAGATCGGCCTGACACGGGACCGGAAGGAAACTTTTGAAAACTTCGATGAAAACGTGTTTCCGAATGAGAATATTCCCGGACAGGAATTTTCCCAGCGGGAGCTGATGAATCATTACAGGCGGATCTGCGAGGAATGGGCAGACGGCTATCCCAATGCCCGCTGCCGTGATCTCCTGCTGACCGGCGGCACCGGACTGGGAAAAACCTTCCTGCTGCGGGCCATGGCGGAAAGGCTGATCGAGCGGGACGTGAACGTACTGATCATCAGTGCTTACCGGATGATCGAGATGCTCCGGAAAAGCTACTTTGACAATGACGACAGCGCTTCTGAACTGATGGACGTTGACGTGCTGATGATCGATGACCTGGGCAGTGAACCGCTGATGCAGAACATTACAGTGGAACAGCTGTTCAACCTGCTGAACGAGCGGCAGGGACGGGGGCTTTCCACCGTGATCTCCACCAACCTTGAAATGCCGAAATTCAGGGAAAGATATACGGAACGCGTTGCTTCCCGGCTGAGGGACAGCATGAACTGCAAGGTGCTCAGCCTGATGGGAAAGGATATCCGGACCGGAGGAAACCAGAGAGCATGA
- a CDS encoding DnaD domain protein, whose product MFGFDERYAMFDITPVENQFILEYLPAAKGDYVKVYLYGLMRCYHPEEDISLKQMSHELNMTEEDVETAFRYWERRRLVRRVSDQPPRWQYVNIKQLSLTSEDSCDPEYEEFSKDIYDAFDGVRRLHGSELNTCFDWHESLKLPTEVIIMLLKHMAEQKGKNFRIRDAEKVAAQMAAENILTVDAAEEFFSRDELAYAGIRKILKMMGKRYLPSEAQVNLYRKWNREWGFSHEAIEAAVDLTAKGDPSLAYLDGILNSLKQENGDPSGMTPDTIRESTRKADGLREVLKELGRGEVNPRSLQLYDEMTALYPQKVILTAARECGHNGKDAGEVVKLLKSWKEKGLESAKEVEDYVKAFHEQTALLRELRQIWGTDENRIGKTDRSLITKWENEYGFSRELILAAAPYAAEAKQPMAYLDKILEGYHNKGITTPAQAKKEHESGAGKGLARTGKVLPAQDFAQRDYSGVEDEMIRDLAKEMEAYKRGNGGKSDA is encoded by the coding sequence ATGTTCGGGTTTGATGAACGGTATGCCATGTTCGACATCACACCGGTGGAGAATCAGTTTATCCTGGAGTATCTTCCGGCGGCGAAGGGAGACTATGTCAAGGTCTACCTGTACGGACTGATGCGCTGCTATCATCCCGAAGAAGATATCAGCCTGAAGCAGATGAGCCATGAGCTGAACATGACTGAAGAGGACGTCGAGACCGCTTTCCGTTACTGGGAGCGGCGGCGCCTCGTCAGGCGTGTCAGCGACCAGCCGCCCAGGTGGCAGTATGTGAACATCAAACAGCTGAGCCTGACGTCTGAAGACAGCTGTGATCCGGAATATGAGGAATTCAGCAAAGACATCTATGATGCCTTTGACGGTGTGCGCCGTCTCCACGGAAGTGAGCTGAACACCTGCTTTGACTGGCATGAAAGCCTGAAACTGCCGACGGAAGTCATCATCATGCTGCTGAAGCATATGGCAGAGCAGAAGGGGAAAAACTTCCGGATCCGTGACGCGGAAAAAGTCGCGGCACAGATGGCCGCCGAAAACATCCTGACCGTGGACGCGGCGGAAGAGTTCTTCTCCCGGGATGAACTGGCCTACGCAGGGATCCGCAAGATCCTGAAAATGATGGGGAAGCGCTACCTGCCTTCTGAAGCGCAGGTGAACCTGTACCGGAAATGGAATCGGGAATGGGGGTTCTCACATGAAGCCATTGAGGCTGCCGTTGACCTGACGGCCAAGGGCGATCCGAGTCTGGCGTACCTGGACGGAATCCTGAACAGCCTGAAGCAGGAGAACGGCGATCCTTCCGGCATGACACCCGATACGATCCGGGAATCCACGCGGAAGGCGGACGGCCTCAGGGAAGTGCTGAAGGAACTTGGCAGGGGCGAAGTCAATCCCCGCAGCCTGCAGCTGTATGATGAGATGACAGCCCTGTATCCGCAGAAGGTGATCCTGACAGCAGCCCGGGAATGCGGACACAACGGCAAGGATGCCGGAGAAGTTGTCAAGCTGCTGAAAAGCTGGAAAGAAAAAGGACTGGAAAGCGCAAAGGAAGTGGAAGACTATGTGAAAGCCTTCCATGAACAGACCGCGCTGCTGCGTGAACTTCGGCAGATCTGGGGAACAGATGAGAACCGGATTGGTAAAACAGACCGGAGTCTGATCACGAAATGGGAAAATGAATACGGATTCAGCCGGGAACTGATCCTGGCTGCCGCTCCATACGCGGCTGAAGCAAAACAGCCGATGGCCTATCTTGATAAAATCCTCGAAGGATACCATAATAAAGGCATCACGACGCCCGCCCAGGCAAAGAAGGAACATGAAAGCGGTGCCGGAAAAGGACTGGCCAGGACCGGCAAGGTACTGCCTGCCCAGGATTTCGCACAGCGGGATTATTCCGGTGTTGAGGATGAAATGATCCGTGACCTGGCGAAGGAAATGGAAGCCTATAAGCGCGGAAACGGGGGTAAATCCGATGCGTGA
- the gltA gene encoding NADPH-dependent glutamate synthase, protein MANMSLQKHPMPEQDPQVRAGNFKEVALGYTAEIAVEEAQRCLHCKNAPCVTGCPVNVPIPDFIDKIKEGDFNGAYQVIRSQNALPAICGRVCPQESQCESKCVRGIKGEPVGIGRLERFAADTAMAQGKATTEKAAPCGKRAAVIGSGPAGLTCAGELAKAGWDVTVYEALHTAGGVLMYGIPEFRLPKKLVEREISTLKELGVKIITNAVAGKAFTVDELLEEGNDAVFIGSGAGLPNFQKIPGESLCGVYSANEFLTRLNLMKAYTFPEHDTPVKIGSHVAVVGGGNVAMDAARCAKRLGAEVTILYRRSEAEMPARAEEVHHAKEEGIQFHMLTAPISIEGDENGFVKSIRCIEMQLGEPDDRGRRRPVPVEGSEYELPMETVIIAIGNSPNPLIKKTTPDLPTERWGGIQTDENGRTGKKNVYAGGDAVTGAATVILAMGAGKKAAAAILEDHPC, encoded by the coding sequence ATGGCGAACATGAGTCTTCAGAAACATCCGATGCCCGAGCAGGATCCGCAGGTCCGCGCCGGGAATTTTAAAGAAGTTGCCCTTGGATATACCGCGGAGATCGCCGTGGAGGAAGCCCAGCGCTGCCTGCATTGCAAAAACGCGCCCTGCGTAACGGGATGCCCGGTGAATGTACCGATCCCGGATTTTATCGATAAGATCAAGGAAGGCGATTTTAACGGCGCCTACCAGGTGATCCGTTCCCAGAACGCCCTGCCGGCTATCTGCGGCCGTGTGTGCCCGCAGGAATCCCAGTGCGAAAGCAAGTGCGTACGCGGCATCAAAGGCGAGCCTGTCGGCATCGGCCGGCTTGAACGTTTTGCCGCCGATACAGCCATGGCCCAGGGCAAAGCAACCACTGAAAAAGCCGCTCCCTGCGGCAAGCGCGCCGCGGTGATCGGCAGCGGCCCCGCGGGCCTGACCTGCGCCGGTGAACTGGCAAAGGCCGGCTGGGACGTGACGGTTTATGAAGCCCTTCATACCGCCGGCGGCGTGCTGATGTACGGCATTCCGGAGTTCCGTCTTCCCAAGAAACTGGTGGAACGGGAAATCAGCACCCTGAAGGAACTGGGCGTGAAGATCATCACAAACGCCGTGGCCGGAAAAGCCTTCACAGTGGATGAACTGCTGGAAGAAGGCAATGACGCGGTCTTCATCGGCAGCGGCGCCGGCCTTCCCAATTTCCAGAAGATCCCGGGCGAAAGCCTGTGCGGCGTATATTCCGCCAATGAATTCCTGACCCGCCTGAACCTGATGAAGGCCTATACCTTCCCGGAACATGACACGCCGGTGAAAATCGGCAGCCATGTGGCGGTTGTCGGAGGCGGCAACGTGGCAATGGACGCGGCGCGCTGCGCGAAGCGGCTGGGTGCTGAGGTGACGATCCTCTACCGCCGGAGCGAAGCTGAAATGCCCGCCCGTGCTGAAGAAGTGCACCATGCCAAGGAAGAGGGCATCCAGTTCCATATGCTGACTGCTCCCATCTCCATTGAAGGAGATGAAAACGGATTTGTGAAATCCATCCGCTGCATTGAGATGCAGCTTGGTGAGCCGGATGACCGGGGCCGCAGGCGCCCGGTGCCGGTGGAAGGCAGCGAATACGAGCTGCCGATGGAAACAGTGATCATCGCCATCGGCAACAGCCCGAATCCGCTGATCAAAAAGACCACGCCGGATCTTCCCACAGAACGCTGGGGAGGCATCCAGACGGATGAAAACGGCAGGACAGGGAAGAAGAACGTCTACGCCGGCGGCGACGCCGTGACAGGCGCGGCGACAGTCATCCTGGCTATGGGCGCGGGCAAGAAGGCCGCTGCCGCCATCCTGGAGGACCATCCCTGCTGA
- a CDS encoding sulfide/dihydroorotate dehydrogenase-like FAD/NAD-binding protein, whose amino-acid sequence MYPIVKKRVLNETVTLMEVEAPLVARKALPGQFIIFRIDEEGERVPLTIAGYDREKGTVTIIFQKVGYTTEKLDSLNEGDSLLDFVGPLGEPTKTEGIHRCAVIGGGLGVAIAYPQAKALHDAGAEVDLIVGFRNEHLIILKDELEAACTNLIIMTDDGSNGNKGFVTQALQKQMDAGREYDTVIAIGPLPMMKAVCDMTREPRIRTIVSMNPIMIDGTGMCGGCRLTVGGETKFACVDGPDFDGHLVDFDEAMARGRMFRPEEAKAREKHICRLTGEAR is encoded by the coding sequence ATGTATCCTATTGTCAAGAAGCGCGTTCTGAACGAAACTGTGACCCTGATGGAAGTTGAAGCCCCCCTGGTTGCCCGCAAAGCATTGCCCGGGCAGTTCATCATTTTCCGCATTGATGAGGAAGGGGAGCGGGTGCCGCTGACCATCGCCGGATATGACCGGGAAAAAGGCACCGTGACCATCATATTCCAGAAGGTTGGTTATACAACCGAAAAGCTGGACAGCCTGAACGAGGGAGACAGCCTGCTGGACTTTGTGGGACCGCTTGGCGAGCCTACGAAAACAGAAGGTATCCACCGCTGCGCCGTGATCGGCGGCGGACTGGGTGTCGCTATCGCTTATCCCCAGGCGAAGGCGCTTCATGACGCCGGTGCTGAAGTGGACCTGATCGTCGGTTTCCGGAACGAGCACCTGATCATCCTGAAGGATGAACTGGAAGCTGCCTGCACCAACCTGATCATCATGACAGATGACGGCAGCAACGGCAATAAAGGATTTGTTACCCAGGCCCTGCAGAAGCAGATGGACGCAGGCCGGGAATATGACACCGTGATCGCCATCGGCCCGCTGCCGATGATGAAGGCTGTATGCGATATGACGCGTGAGCCCAGGATCCGGACGATCGTCAGCATGAACCCGATCATGATCGATGGTACGGGAATGTGCGGCGGCTGCCGGCTGACTGTCGGCGGCGAGACAAAGTTTGCCTGCGTGGACGGACCTGACTTTGACGGCCACCTGGTGGACTTTGACGAAGCAATGGCCCGGGGACGTATGTTCCGTCCCGAAGAAGCAAAGGCCAGGGAAAAGCACATTTGCAGGCTGACAGGGGAGGCAAGATAA
- the fba gene encoding class II fructose-1,6-bisphosphate aldolase has translation MPLVTTTEMFKKAYDGGYAVGAFNVNNMEIIQGITEAAGELKAPVILQVSKGARAYANHTYLVKLVEAAVIENPEIPIALHLDHGDSFELCKSCIDGGFTSVMIDASSKPYEENIALTRKVVEYAHDHGVVVEAELGTLAGVEDEVSVDADKAMYTHPEEVVDFATRTGCDSLAIAIGTSHGAYKFKPGTKPQLRFDVLEECAKQLPGFPIVLHGSSSVPQEFVAEINKYGGNMPGAIGIPEEQLRQAARSAVCKINIDSDIRLAMTAVIRKYFAEHPDHFDPRQYLKPARQAVKDMVAHKIVDVLGCNGKA, from the coding sequence ATGCCACTCGTAACCACTACTGAAATGTTTAAGAAGGCCTATGACGGCGGCTACGCTGTCGGCGCTTTCAACGTCAACAACATGGAAATCATCCAGGGCATTACCGAGGCCGCCGGCGAGCTGAAGGCTCCCGTTATCCTGCAGGTTTCCAAGGGTGCCCGCGCCTATGCCAACCACACCTACCTGGTCAAGCTGGTTGAGGCTGCTGTGATCGAGAATCCTGAAATCCCGATCGCCCTGCACCTGGACCACGGCGACAGCTTCGAGCTCTGCAAGAGCTGCATCGACGGCGGTTTCACTTCCGTCATGATCGACGCTTCCTCCAAGCCCTATGAAGAGAACATCGCCCTGACCCGTAAGGTCGTTGAGTACGCTCACGATCACGGCGTTGTGGTCGAAGCCGAACTGGGCACCCTGGCCGGCGTTGAAGACGAAGTTTCCGTCGACGCTGACAAGGCTATGTACACCCATCCCGAAGAAGTGGTCGACTTCGCGACCCGCACCGGCTGCGACTCCCTGGCCATCGCCATCGGCACCAGCCACGGCGCTTACAAGTTCAAGCCCGGTACCAAGCCCCAGCTCCGGTTTGACGTTCTCGAAGAGTGCGCCAAGCAGCTGCCCGGCTTCCCGATCGTGCTCCACGGTTCTTCTTCCGTGCCGCAGGAATTCGTTGCCGAGATCAACAAGTACGGCGGAAACATGCCCGGTGCTATCGGCATTCCGGAAGAGCAGCTCCGTCAGGCCGCCCGCAGCGCTGTCTGCAAGATCAACATTGACTCCGACATCCGTCTGGCCATGACCGCGGTCATCCGTAAGTACTTCGCGGAGCATCCGGATCACTTCGATCCCCGCCAGTACCTCAAGCCCGCCCGTCAGGCTGTCAAGGACATGGTCGCTCACAAGATCGTGGACGTGCTCGGCTGCAACGGCAAAGCTTAA